In one window of Sphingomonas glaciei DNA:
- a CDS encoding leucyl aminopeptidase family protein encodes MTDFATLLRPDRGEPARLLHLVDATLLPEWLKAHAGPRRQLVEAARFEGKAGQFLLVPGNAAGEWEALVGVAKLSVLTPWCLATAAERLSEGTYRLAGEMVPGAAALGWLLAQHRFTAYKSKPDTPAGPRVLLSGEPARIDAMVRLADASALVRDLVDTPAADLGPAELERAVRDWAKGSGAEVEVTKGDALEEGYPLIHAVGAAALPSRAPRLIEAHWGDPANPRLAIVGKGVVFDTGGLNLKPGAGMRLMKKDMGGAAHALALARLIVAERWPVRLHLLIPAVENAVAGGAFRPGDILTSRHGLTVEIDNTDAEGRLILADALSRAGEEGAATIVDFATLTGAARIALGPDLPATFSNDDSLAADLLAAGTEVADPLWRLPLWDGYDDMLKSDLADLANSADSPLAGTITAALFLRRFVPEGTAWAHLDTFAWRPAPRPGRPKGGEALGLRAVHAALSRRFRRA; translated from the coding sequence ATGACCGATTTCGCCACCCTCCTGCGCCCCGACCGCGGCGAGCCTGCCCGCCTCCTCCACTTGGTCGATGCGACCCTGCTGCCCGAATGGCTCAAGGCCCACGCCGGCCCCCGCCGCCAGCTGGTCGAGGCCGCGCGCTTCGAGGGCAAGGCCGGGCAGTTCCTGCTGGTCCCCGGCAACGCCGCTGGCGAATGGGAAGCACTGGTCGGCGTCGCCAAACTGTCGGTGCTCACCCCATGGTGCCTCGCCACCGCCGCCGAGCGCCTGTCGGAGGGCACCTACCGCCTCGCCGGCGAGATGGTCCCCGGCGCTGCCGCGCTCGGCTGGCTGCTCGCCCAGCACCGCTTCACCGCATACAAGAGCAAACCCGACACCCCCGCCGGCCCCCGCGTCTTGCTTAGCGGCGAGCCGGCGCGGATCGACGCGATGGTCCGGCTGGCCGACGCCTCTGCACTCGTCCGCGACCTCGTCGACACCCCGGCCGCCGATCTCGGCCCGGCCGAGCTCGAACGAGCCGTTCGCGACTGGGCGAAAGGCTCGGGCGCGGAGGTCGAGGTCACCAAGGGTGACGCGCTGGAAGAGGGCTATCCCCTGATCCACGCGGTCGGCGCCGCCGCTTTGCCGTCGCGCGCCCCGCGGCTGATCGAGGCGCACTGGGGCGATCCGGCCAATCCCCGCCTTGCGATTGTCGGCAAGGGCGTGGTGTTCGACACCGGCGGCCTCAATCTCAAGCCCGGCGCCGGCATGCGGCTGATGAAGAAGGACATGGGCGGCGCCGCCCACGCCCTCGCCTTGGCCCGGTTGATCGTCGCCGAACGCTGGCCGGTACGCCTCCACCTGCTCATCCCCGCGGTCGAGAATGCGGTGGCTGGCGGTGCTTTCCGCCCCGGCGACATTCTGACCAGCCGCCATGGCCTCACCGTAGAGATCGACAATACCGACGCCGAGGGCCGCCTGATCCTCGCCGACGCGCTGTCTCGCGCCGGAGAAGAGGGCGCCGCGACCATTGTCGACTTCGCCACCCTGACCGGCGCGGCTCGGATCGCGCTCGGCCCCGACCTCCCCGCCACCTTCAGCAACGACGACTCGCTTGCAGCCGACCTGCTCGCCGCCGGGACCGAGGTTGCCGACCCCCTGTGGCGCCTCCCCTTGTGGGACGGTTATGACGACATGCTGAAAAGCGATCTCGCCGACCTGGCGAACAGCGCCGACTCGCCGCTCGCCGGCACCATTACCGCCGCCCTGTTCCTTCGCCGCTTCGTTCCCGAAGGCACCGCCTGGGCTCATCTCGACACTTTTGCTTGGCGTCCGGCGCCGCGTCCGGGGCGCCCCAAAGGCGGCGAAGCGCTCGGCCTGCGCGCGGTCCATGCCGCTCTATCCCGCCGCTTCCGTCGCGCTTAG
- a CDS encoding MarR family winged helix-turn-helix transcriptional regulator translates to MRALVAYVRSGEPDLTNRQMALLMMVYLTPGPHTVRGLARVLGVSKPVVTRALNTLGALGYLRRERDQDDRRNVFVVRTSSGADFLEGFKRNIRGSERGGDRDPDRRPALGQLAHAHR, encoded by the coding sequence ATGCGAGCCCTTGTCGCATACGTGAGATCCGGTGAGCCGGATCTGACGAACCGGCAGATGGCTCTGCTGATGATGGTCTATCTGACGCCTGGTCCCCATACCGTCCGCGGGCTCGCTCGTGTTCTTGGTGTTTCCAAGCCGGTCGTGACCCGCGCCTTGAATACCTTGGGTGCCCTCGGCTATCTGCGCCGCGAACGAGATCAGGACGACCGTCGAAACGTGTTCGTCGTCCGGACCAGCAGCGGGGCCGATTTCCTTGAAGGGTTCAAGCGTAACATCCGGGGCAGCGAACGCGGCGGCGACCGCGATCCCGACCGGCGGCCGGCCCTCGGGCAACTCGCCCACGCCCATCGCTGA
- the mltG gene encoding endolytic transglycosylase MltG: MIRLLFGAIVAGLVAAAAAVTLLWWSGGSAKAETVTVTEGATLTRLCPELDRRGLIAGNCTSYRLFARLLGSPDGIQAGEFEIPAGTSGARLLDILQHGQPVQRLVTIPEGTPSILVAEKLAAVPYLTGPVPAIAEGSVLPDSYSFARGEPRAAVAARMKAAMDRTLADLWPKRKVGTCPVATPQEAVTLASIVEKETGKPAERRAVAGVYCNRLKIGMKLDADPTVIYPVTKGKPLGRRILRSELNADTGYNTYRRAGLPLGPIANPGRASIAAVLDPEPHQYIYFVADGTGGHVFARTLAEHNANVQKWFAIRRARGEM, from the coding sequence ATGATCCGGCTCCTCTTCGGCGCGATCGTCGCGGGGCTGGTTGCTGCGGCCGCCGCGGTGACCTTGTTATGGTGGTCGGGCGGCTCGGCCAAGGCGGAGACGGTCACCGTCACCGAAGGCGCCACGCTCACTCGCCTTTGCCCCGAACTTGACCGCCGCGGGCTCATTGCGGGCAATTGCACCAGCTATCGCCTATTCGCGCGGCTGCTCGGTTCGCCTGACGGCATCCAGGCCGGTGAGTTCGAGATCCCTGCCGGCACCAGTGGCGCCCGATTGCTCGACATCCTCCAGCACGGCCAGCCGGTCCAGCGCCTGGTCACCATTCCCGAAGGCACGCCAAGCATCCTCGTCGCCGAGAAGCTCGCCGCCGTCCCCTACCTCACCGGCCCGGTGCCCGCGATCGCGGAAGGCTCGGTCCTTCCCGACAGCTACAGCTTCGCGCGCGGAGAACCCCGTGCGGCTGTGGCGGCGCGGATGAAGGCCGCGATGGACCGCACGCTGGCCGACCTGTGGCCCAAGCGGAAGGTCGGCACCTGTCCGGTCGCCACTCCGCAGGAAGCTGTCACCCTCGCCTCGATCGTCGAAAAGGAAACCGGCAAGCCGGCCGAGCGCCGTGCGGTAGCCGGCGTCTACTGCAACCGGCTGAAAATCGGCATGAAGCTCGATGCTGATCCGACGGTCATCTACCCGGTCACTAAGGGCAAGCCGCTTGGTCGCCGGATCCTCCGCTCGGAGCTCAACGCCGACACCGGTTACAACACCTATCGCCGCGCCGGCCTGCCGCTCGGCCCGATCGCCAATCCCGGCCGCGCCAGCATCGCCGCGGTGCTCGACCCCGAACCCCACCAGTATATCTACTTCGTCGCCGACGGCACCGGCGGACACGTGTTCGCGCGTACGCTCGCCGAGCATAATGCCAACGTCCAGAAGTGGTTCGCTATCCGCCGCGCTCGCGGCGAGATGTAG
- the fabF gene encoding beta-ketoacyl-ACP synthase II yields the protein MRRVVVTGLGLVTPLGCDVETAWKNILASKSGAGPITRFDASEYKCQIACEVKPADHPYGFDPGKRVDHKIQRQVDPFIIFGLDAAGQALEDAGLTDMSDEMKLRAGCSIGSGIGGLPGIESESLVLAEKGPGRVSPHFVHGRLINLISGQVSIKYGLMGPNHAVVTACSTGAHSIGDAARMIRDDDADIMVAGGAEATICPIGVAGFAQARALNMSYNDRPEQASRPYDKDRDGFVMGEGAGVVVLEEYEHAKARGATIYAEVVGYGLSGDAYHVTAPHPHGAGAENAMRMALRKAGMEPSDIDYINAHGTSTMADTIELAAAKRVFGDDLGGASMSSTKSAIGHLLGGAGAVESIFCILAIRDQIVPPTLNLDTPDEGTEGVDLVPHHAKKRPVTAVLNNSFGFGGTNASLIMKAI from the coding sequence ATGCGTCGTGTCGTGGTGACGGGTCTGGGATTGGTGACGCCGCTTGGCTGCGATGTCGAAACCGCCTGGAAAAACATCCTTGCGTCCAAGAGCGGCGCGGGGCCGATCACGCGGTTCGATGCTTCCGAATACAAGTGCCAGATCGCCTGCGAGGTGAAGCCGGCCGACCACCCATATGGATTCGACCCGGGCAAGCGCGTCGATCACAAGATCCAGCGCCAGGTTGACCCGTTCATCATCTTCGGCCTCGACGCGGCCGGACAGGCGCTCGAGGATGCCGGGCTGACCGACATGAGCGACGAGATGAAGCTTCGCGCCGGCTGCTCGATCGGCAGCGGCATCGGCGGGCTTCCGGGGATCGAGAGCGAGAGTCTGGTGCTGGCAGAGAAGGGACCGGGACGGGTCTCGCCGCACTTCGTCCACGGGCGGCTGATCAACCTCATTTCGGGCCAGGTGTCGATCAAGTACGGACTGATGGGTCCGAACCATGCGGTGGTCACCGCCTGCTCGACCGGCGCGCATTCGATCGGCGACGCGGCGCGGATGATCCGTGACGACGATGCCGACATCATGGTCGCGGGCGGCGCCGAGGCGACCATCTGCCCAATCGGCGTGGCCGGCTTCGCCCAGGCCCGCGCGCTCAACATGAGCTATAACGACCGGCCCGAGCAGGCCAGCCGACCCTACGACAAGGACCGCGACGGCTTCGTCATGGGCGAAGGCGCGGGCGTGGTGGTGCTCGAGGAATATGAGCATGCCAAGGCGCGCGGCGCCACCATCTATGCCGAAGTGGTCGGCTACGGGCTGTCGGGCGATGCCTATCACGTGACCGCTCCGCACCCCCATGGCGCGGGGGCGGAGAACGCCATGCGCATGGCGCTGCGCAAGGCCGGAATGGAGCCGAGCGATATCGACTATATCAACGCCCACGGCACCTCGACCATGGCCGACACGATCGAACTCGCCGCTGCCAAGCGAGTGTTCGGCGACGATCTTGGCGGCGCATCGATGAGCAGCACCAAGTCGGCGATCGGCCACCTGCTGGGCGGCGCGGGGGCGGTGGAGAGCATCTTCTGCATCCTAGCGATCCGCGACCAGATCGTGCCGCCGACGCTCAACCTCGACACGCCTGACGAGGGTACCGAAGGCGTCGACCTGGTTCCGCACCATGCCAAGAAGCGGCCGGTGACCGCGGTGCTGAACAACAGCTTCGGCTTTGGCGGGACCAACGCCTCGCTGATCATGAAGGCGATCTGA
- a CDS encoding acyl carrier protein, with protein sequence MSETAERVKKIVVEHLGVEAEKVTEEASFIDDLGADSLDIVELVMAFEEEFGVEIPDDAAEKITTVKDAIDYIDQHQS encoded by the coding sequence ATGAGCGAGACCGCTGAACGGGTGAAGAAGATCGTTGTCGAGCACCTCGGTGTCGAAGCCGAGAAGGTGACGGAAGAGGCGAGCTTCATCGACGATCTCGGCGCCGACAGCCTCGACATCGTCGAGCTGGTGATGGCGTTCGAGGAAGAGTTCGGAGTTGAAATTCCCGACGACGCGGCGGAGAAGATCACCACCGTCAAGGATGCGATCGACTACATCGACCAGCATCAGAGCTGA
- a CDS encoding vgr related protein, which translates to MSPARCLTRGEIEMARSVFGDGVDYPSVQLVRRKWWPFQPRGIVMAPCGHIHFHPDDPNWRDDFSRADWALQGLFIHEMTHVWQTARAGRFYLPLMRHPFCRYAYRFEEGRPFLRYGLEQQAELVRHAFLQRHGIKPVKAADLARIEPILPFSATRGVVT; encoded by the coding sequence ATGTCGCCCGCACGCTGCCTGACCCGAGGCGAGATCGAGATGGCACGATCGGTGTTCGGCGACGGCGTCGATTACCCTTCCGTCCAGCTCGTCCGACGCAAATGGTGGCCCTTCCAGCCACGCGGGATCGTCATGGCGCCGTGCGGCCATATCCACTTCCATCCCGACGATCCCAATTGGCGTGACGATTTCAGCCGCGCCGACTGGGCCCTGCAGGGTCTTTTCATCCACGAGATGACCCACGTCTGGCAGACCGCCCGCGCCGGGCGCTTCTACCTGCCGCTGATGCGCCACCCCTTTTGCCGCTACGCCTACCGGTTCGAGGAAGGCCGGCCGTTCCTCCGCTATGGCCTTGAACAGCAAGCGGAACTGGTCCGTCACGCGTTTCTCCAGCGCCACGGCATCAAGCCGGTCAAAGCTGCCGACCTCGCCAGAATCGAGCCGATTCTGCCGTTTTCCGCCACTCGCGGAGTTGTTACATGA
- a CDS encoding TonB-dependent receptor has protein sequence MRLPVSTTRTLLATTACLAFAVPAAAQTTGEAQAQAANSTASDPAPDEDERGLGDIIVTATKRASTVQDVPFSINAQTQEDIQRANASTIEDISRNVAGLQVQNLGPGQSQVSVRGVSAGQIVRDQPGVKEQVGVYLDESVISLSLFTPDFDLFDLNRVETLRGPQGTLFGSGSVGGTIRYITNQPRIDRTEGLIEANINTLADGGQGGHLKGAINLPLGPTAALRVVGYGTRFAGFVDAVGPAAGKDVNDGTRVGTRISLLWEPAPGIRLTPRVVYQEIEADGFNRQEIFNLYSNPFTVPLRVYEERQQYLLLREKFRDKTRLADLTASADFGGVELTSVTSYIDRDILVSRDASALTGSVSVDLGFPNAAVNLPSNLVDTTDLKQWSQELRLSSTGAGPFSWVLGGFYSKVDRKYTQRLPTPGYDAATDATLGAGTAVAVRNGFPANSPYNADLPYDIKQKAVFGEATYDFGLVKLTGGGRFYDFSESRDFISGGLFANGDRRIGDKTKSNGFSPRAILSFEPNRNLTFNLQAAKGFRLGGVNDPLNLPLCDGGAPNGPDRQLFGGFQDYDDETLWNYEGGVKFSRGPVTFNAAAFYTDIKNLQVTLDAGSCSSRVVFNVAKAHTKGLEAEFNLRLLEGLDLSFAGSLLEAEFDTTIGGALTAATGIRDGNRLPSVPKYQFAASATYGSRFSDSSEWYVSTSWQRVGNRYTQPADQENNPRTFVSGLAFNGAPATASTRVNLLLPAYDLVNLSAGIDFDSGLGVQLYANNLFDENALLSFDRERGGRARLGYNIGRPREIGLTLRYKFASLREEAAPLPPPPPPPPPPAPPPPTQTCGDGSVILATDACPAPPPPPPPPPVEPVRG, from the coding sequence ATGCGCCTGCCCGTCAGCACCACCCGAACCCTGCTCGCCACCACCGCCTGCCTCGCCTTTGCCGTTCCGGCAGCGGCGCAGACGACCGGCGAGGCCCAGGCGCAGGCCGCGAATTCGACCGCTTCCGATCCCGCCCCCGACGAGGACGAACGCGGACTTGGCGACATTATCGTGACCGCGACCAAGCGCGCGTCCACCGTCCAGGACGTCCCCTTCTCGATCAATGCCCAGACCCAGGAAGACATCCAGCGCGCCAACGCCTCGACCATCGAGGACATCAGCCGCAACGTCGCCGGCCTCCAGGTCCAGAACCTCGGGCCGGGGCAAAGCCAGGTCAGCGTTCGCGGCGTGTCCGCCGGCCAGATCGTCCGCGACCAGCCCGGCGTGAAGGAGCAGGTCGGCGTCTACCTCGACGAAAGCGTGATCTCGCTGTCGCTGTTCACGCCCGACTTTGACCTGTTCGACTTGAACCGCGTCGAAACCCTGCGCGGGCCGCAGGGCACGCTGTTCGGTTCGGGCAGCGTCGGCGGCACCATCCGCTACATTACCAACCAGCCGCGTATCGACCGCACCGAGGGGCTGATCGAGGCCAATATCAATACCCTCGCCGACGGCGGACAGGGAGGCCACCTCAAGGGCGCGATCAACCTGCCGCTCGGCCCCACCGCCGCGCTTCGAGTGGTCGGCTACGGAACCAGGTTCGCGGGCTTCGTCGATGCGGTCGGCCCCGCCGCGGGCAAGGACGTCAACGACGGCACCCGCGTCGGCACCCGCATCTCGCTGCTGTGGGAGCCCGCGCCCGGCATCCGCCTCACCCCGCGCGTCGTCTATCAGGAGATCGAGGCCGACGGCTTCAACCGCCAGGAGATCTTCAACCTCTATTCCAACCCGTTCACCGTGCCCCTGCGCGTCTATGAGGAGCGCCAGCAATACCTCCTCTTGCGCGAGAAATTCCGCGACAAGACGCGGCTTGCCGACCTCACCGCCAGCGCGGACTTCGGCGGCGTCGAGCTGACCTCGGTCACCAGCTATATCGACCGCGACATCCTGGTCAGCCGCGACGCCTCGGCGCTGACCGGCTCGGTGTCGGTCGATCTGGGCTTCCCGAACGCGGCGGTGAACCTGCCGTCGAACCTAGTCGACACCACCGACCTCAAGCAGTGGAGCCAGGAACTTCGCCTGTCCTCGACCGGAGCCGGGCCGTTCAGCTGGGTCCTCGGCGGCTTCTATTCGAAGGTCGATCGCAAATATACGCAGCGCCTGCCCACCCCCGGCTATGACGCGGCGACCGACGCCACGCTGGGCGCCGGAACCGCGGTCGCGGTACGCAACGGCTTCCCGGCCAACTCGCCCTACAACGCCGACCTGCCGTACGACATCAAGCAGAAGGCGGTGTTCGGCGAAGCCACCTACGACTTCGGCCTGGTCAAGCTGACCGGCGGCGGGCGCTTCTACGATTTCTCGGAAAGCCGCGACTTCATCTCCGGCGGCCTGTTCGCCAACGGCGACCGCCGGATCGGCGACAAGACCAAGTCCAACGGCTTCAGCCCGCGCGCCATCCTGTCGTTCGAGCCCAACCGCAACCTCACCTTCAACCTCCAGGCGGCCAAGGGCTTCCGTCTCGGCGGCGTCAACGACCCGCTCAACCTCCCGCTCTGCGACGGTGGCGCGCCAAACGGGCCGGATCGCCAATTGTTCGGCGGCTTCCAGGACTATGATGACGAAACGCTGTGGAACTACGAAGGCGGCGTGAAATTCAGCCGCGGTCCGGTCACCTTCAACGCCGCGGCCTTCTACACCGATATCAAGAACCTGCAGGTTACCCTGGACGCCGGCAGCTGCTCCAGCCGCGTGGTGTTCAACGTCGCCAAGGCCCACACCAAGGGTCTCGAGGCGGAGTTCAACCTGCGCCTGCTCGAAGGCCTGGACCTGAGCTTCGCCGGCAGCCTTCTGGAAGCCGAATTCGACACCACCATTGGCGGGGCGCTCACGGCGGCCACCGGTATCCGCGACGGCAACCGCCTGCCAAGCGTACCCAAATATCAGTTCGCTGCCTCGGCCACTTATGGCAGCCGCTTCAGCGACAGCAGCGAATGGTATGTCTCGACCAGCTGGCAGCGGGTCGGCAACCGCTACACCCAGCCGGCCGACCAGGAGAACAACCCGCGCACCTTCGTCTCGGGCCTGGCGTTCAACGGCGCTCCGGCGACCGCCTCGACCCGGGTCAATCTGCTCCTGCCGGCCTATGACCTGGTCAACCTGTCGGCGGGCATCGACTTCGACAGTGGCCTGGGCGTCCAGCTCTACGCCAACAACCTGTTCGACGAGAACGCCCTGCTGTCGTTCGACCGCGAACGCGGTGGACGCGCCCGCCTCGGCTACAACATCGGCCGTCCGCGGGAGATCGGGCTGACGTTGCGCTACAAGTTCGCCTCTCTCCGTGAGGAAGCGGCCCCGCTGCCTCCTCCTCCGCCGCCGCCCCCGCCGCCAGCTCCTCCGCCGCCGACCCAGACGTGCGGCGATGGATCGGTGATCCTCGCGACCGACGCCTGCCCGGCGCCGCCTCCGCCGCCTCCGCCGCCGCCAGTGGAACCTGTGCGGGGGTGA
- a CDS encoding FAD-dependent oxidoreductase: MSDPTPVVTVTRRSLLLGAGGAAVSAPAIVRADSIGSAPRVVVLGAGVFGTWTAEQLRRRGARVTLLDAAGPAHSRASSGGESRMTRAGYGKDAIYARMAVASLAEWKKLSAVAGLPIFHPTGVLFFFQGDNPYLTDSLRVHRELGLPTQALSQAEMAKRFPMIDFAGVSAGMFEPGFGALMARRSVQTLAQRFQADGGAFQSFAAAPPRSAGDRIEGLHSTDGKRFEGDLFIAAAGPWMPKLFPDVVGPRIVATRQEVFTFAPPPGEHAYRPGAMPGWADFNGGDVYYGFPDLEGKGVKFAHDTHGPDVDPDRNDRRFSDAALAEVVAFRDRRFPGLRGAPLATAEVCQYENSANGDFLIDRHPRWKNMVLVGGGSGHGFKHGPEVGRLAAEVALEGKQPDPRFSLAAKGTKPNRAVI; this comes from the coding sequence GTGAGTGACCCGACTCCCGTCGTGACGGTAACGCGCCGCTCGCTCCTTCTTGGAGCGGGCGGCGCTGCCGTCTCGGCCCCGGCGATCGTGCGCGCCGACAGCATCGGCTCGGCCCCGCGGGTCGTCGTGCTCGGCGCCGGGGTGTTCGGGACCTGGACCGCCGAACAGCTCCGCCGGCGCGGTGCCCGAGTAACCCTGCTCGACGCCGCGGGCCCCGCCCACAGTCGCGCCAGCAGCGGCGGCGAATCGCGCATGACCCGGGCCGGCTATGGCAAGGACGCCATCTATGCCCGCATGGCGGTCGCCAGCCTGGCCGAATGGAAGAAGCTGAGCGCGGTCGCCGGCCTCCCGATCTTCCACCCGACCGGCGTGCTGTTCTTCTTCCAGGGCGACAACCCGTACTTGACCGACAGCCTGCGCGTGCACCGCGAGCTCGGCCTGCCGACTCAAGCGCTTTCCCAAGCCGAAATGGCCAAGCGCTTCCCGATGATCGACTTCGCGGGTGTCTCGGCAGGCATGTTCGAGCCCGGCTTCGGCGCGCTGATGGCCCGCCGTTCGGTCCAGACCCTGGCCCAGCGCTTCCAGGCCGACGGCGGAGCGTTCCAATCCTTCGCCGCTGCTCCACCCCGCTCGGCAGGCGACAGGATCGAAGGCCTGCACTCCACGGACGGCAAACGCTTCGAAGGCGATCTCTTCATTGCCGCGGCCGGGCCGTGGATGCCCAAGCTGTTCCCCGACGTCGTCGGCCCGCGCATCGTCGCCACGCGGCAGGAAGTCTTCACCTTCGCGCCGCCGCCGGGCGAGCACGCCTACCGCCCCGGCGCAATGCCCGGCTGGGCCGATTTCAACGGCGGCGACGTCTACTACGGCTTCCCCGACCTCGAGGGCAAAGGGGTCAAGTTCGCCCACGACACGCATGGGCCCGACGTCGATCCGGATCGCAACGATCGCCGCTTCAGCGACGCCGCTTTGGCCGAAGTCGTCGCCTTCCGCGACCGCCGTTTCCCGGGGCTACGCGGCGCGCCGCTCGCGACCGCCGAAGTCTGTCAGTATGAAAACAGCGCCAACGGCGACTTCCTGATCGACCGCCATCCGCGCTGGAAGAACATGGTCCTGGTCGGCGGCGGATCGGGCCACGGCTTCAAGCACGGCCCGGAAGTCGGACGCCTCGCCGCCGAAGTGGCGCTCGAAGGCAAGCAGCCCGACCCGCGGTTCAGCCTCGCCGCCAAGGGGACAAAGCCGAACCGCGCCGTCATCTGA
- the grpE gene encoding nucleotide exchange factor GrpE: protein MTDRHDEAEEIRAETAENSPELQEHDQFAELQAQLEEAQAKALYAAAEVQNVRRRADQERTQAVTYANTGFARDMLSVKDNLDRALSHIPEGAREGELKNFIEGIEATARELDSVFSRNGVTRVEAKGLPLDPNRHQAMIEIPSDAEPGTVIEEMQAGYVLKDRLLRPALVGVATRPADLR, encoded by the coding sequence ATGACTGATCGTCACGACGAGGCCGAGGAAATCCGCGCGGAAACTGCGGAGAACAGCCCCGAATTACAGGAACATGACCAGTTTGCCGAGCTTCAGGCGCAGCTTGAGGAAGCGCAGGCCAAGGCACTGTACGCCGCCGCCGAGGTGCAGAATGTGCGCCGCCGGGCCGACCAGGAGCGGACCCAGGCTGTGACCTATGCCAACACGGGTTTCGCCCGCGACATGCTGAGCGTGAAGGACAATCTCGACCGCGCGCTGTCGCATATTCCGGAAGGTGCCCGCGAAGGTGAGCTCAAGAACTTCATCGAGGGGATCGAGGCGACCGCGCGTGAGCTGGATTCGGTGTTCAGCCGCAACGGCGTCACCCGGGTCGAGGCCAAGGGATTGCCGCTCGATCCCAATCGCCACCAGGCGATGATCGAGATTCCGTCGGATGCCGAACCCGGTACGGTGATCGAGGAAATGCAGGCCGGTTACGTGCTCAAGGACCGTCTGCTGCGTCCGGCGCTGGTCGGGGTGGCCACAAGGCCGGCTGACCTCAGATGA
- the hrcA gene encoding heat-inducible transcriptional repressor HrcA: MTPPLPELTTRMRDIFGRVVEAYLERGQPIGSKSLSGAVNLSPASIRSVLAELEDRGLLTHPHTSAGRLPTETGLRLFVDGIMQSHLPSAEERAAIEGQVKDRPLEEALANATAALSGLSACAGVVVAPKIERRLRQLAFVPLNAAQALAVVVGEDGSVENRMVALPPGLTASALSEIAAYVTARLAGLTLGEAETRLRQEIRDRREALDAAAAELVATGLAEWREDGPARPILIVRGQANLLDEAAALDLDRVRRLLDELEDRQEIVRLLESAREGEGCRIFIGSENRMFALSGSSVIAAPYRGAEGRVVGVVGVIGPTRLNYARIVPMVDYTAQALTRLMG; encoded by the coding sequence ATGACCCCGCCGCTGCCCGAACTGACGACCAGGATGCGCGACATCTTTGGCCGCGTGGTCGAGGCCTATCTGGAGCGTGGGCAACCGATCGGGTCCAAGTCGCTGAGCGGGGCGGTGAACCTGTCGCCGGCGTCGATCCGCTCGGTCCTGGCCGAATTGGAGGATCGCGGGCTGCTGACCCACCCGCACACTTCGGCCGGGCGGCTTCCGACCGAGACCGGGCTGCGGCTGTTCGTCGACGGGATCATGCAGTCGCACTTGCCGAGCGCGGAGGAGCGGGCGGCGATCGAGGGGCAGGTCAAGGATCGCCCGCTGGAGGAAGCGCTGGCCAATGCCACCGCCGCCTTGTCCGGGCTTTCGGCCTGTGCGGGGGTGGTGGTCGCGCCCAAGATCGAGCGGCGGCTTCGCCAGCTGGCCTTCGTACCCCTGAACGCGGCGCAGGCGCTGGCGGTGGTGGTCGGCGAAGACGGCAGCGTCGAAAATCGGATGGTCGCGCTTCCGCCGGGGCTGACCGCTTCGGCGCTGAGCGAAATCGCGGCCTATGTTACCGCGCGGCTGGCCGGGCTGACGCTGGGCGAGGCAGAGACCCGGTTGCGGCAGGAGATCAGGGACCGGCGAGAGGCGTTGGACGCGGCGGCGGCCGAGCTGGTGGCGACCGGGCTGGCCGAATGGCGCGAAGACGGGCCGGCGCGGCCGATCCTGATCGTCCGGGGACAGGCCAATCTGCTGGACGAGGCCGCGGCCCTGGATCTCGACCGGGTGCGCCGCTTGCTTGACGAACTGGAGGACCGGCAGGAAATCGTCCGCCTGCTCGAAAGCGCGCGCGAGGGCGAGGGCTGCCGGATCTTCATCGGGTCCGAGAACCGGATGTTCGCGTTGTCGGGATCGAGCGTGATCGCCGCGCCCTATCGCGGGGCCGAAGGCCGGGTGGTCGGCGTGGTGGGAGTGATCGGGCCGACGCGGTTGAACTATGCGCGGATCGTTCCCATGGTTGATTATACGGCGCAAGCACTCACCAGATTGATGGGATAA